From Microvirgula aerodenitrificans DSM 15089, the proteins below share one genomic window:
- a CDS encoding aromatic ring-hydroxylating oxygenase subunit alpha yields MSDLAQAQLLGASCAQLPIHTYFDPAFHELEQQLLFRDAPVYYGHELMVPNVGDYHTLEWMGHGRMLKRNADGVRLLSNVCRHRQALMLKGRGNTDHITCNIHGWTYDNQGRLLGAPHFAETPCLKLEQVELTCWNGLLFDGRRDVARDLATLGVARHLSFDQYGFHSAHVTEYDFNWKTFIEVYSEDYHVDPFHPGLGNFVDCADLKWEWGEQYHVQTVGVKNRLARAGSQVYDDWHQQVRQRHADRQPDFGAIWLTYYPNIMVEWYPHVLVVSVAIPRGVDKTTVITEFYYPEDILWFEPDFIEAEQKAYFETAVEDDEICYRMHEGRRALWLRGDSEVGPYQSPTEDGMQHFHEFYRRQMGQALAG; encoded by the coding sequence ATGTCTGATCTGGCTCAGGCCCAACTGCTGGGCGCGTCCTGCGCGCAATTGCCCATCCATACTTATTTTGATCCGGCATTCCATGAACTGGAGCAACAGCTGCTGTTCCGCGATGCGCCGGTCTACTATGGCCACGAGCTGATGGTGCCGAATGTCGGCGACTATCACACGCTGGAATGGATGGGGCACGGCAGAATGCTCAAGCGCAATGCCGATGGTGTCCGCCTGCTGTCCAATGTCTGCCGCCACCGTCAGGCGCTGATGCTGAAGGGGCGCGGCAATACCGACCACATCACCTGCAATATCCACGGCTGGACCTACGACAACCAGGGCCGGTTGCTCGGGGCGCCGCACTTTGCCGAAACCCCCTGTCTGAAGCTGGAGCAGGTCGAGCTGACCTGCTGGAACGGCCTGCTGTTCGATGGCCGCCGCGATGTCGCCCGCGATCTGGCGACACTCGGTGTTGCCCGTCATCTGTCGTTCGACCAGTACGGCTTCCACAGCGCCCATGTGACCGAATACGACTTCAACTGGAAAACCTTCATTGAAGTGTATTCGGAGGACTACCACGTCGATCCGTTCCACCCGGGGCTTGGCAATTTTGTCGATTGCGCCGACCTGAAGTGGGAGTGGGGCGAGCAGTATCACGTGCAGACGGTCGGAGTGAAGAACCGGCTGGCGCGTGCCGGCAGCCAGGTCTATGACGACTGGCATCAGCAGGTACGGCAGCGCCATGCCGACCGCCAGCCCGATTTCGGCGCCATCTGGCTGACCTACTATCCGAACATCATGGTCGAGTGGTATCCGCACGTGCTGGTAGTCAGCGTGGCCATTCCGCGTGGCGTCGACAAGACCACGGTCATTACCGAGTTCTACTACCCGGAAGACATCCTCTGGTTCGAGCCGGACTTTATCGAAGCCGAGCAGAAAGCCTACTTCGAAACCGCGGTCGAGGATGACGAAATCTGCTACCGGATGCACGAAGGCCGTCGCGCGCTGTGGCTGCGCGGCGACAGTGAGGTCGGTCCGTACCAGTCGCCGACCGAGGACGGCATGCAGCATTTCCACGAGTTCTACCGGCGGCAGATGGGGCAGGCCCTTGCCGGCTGA
- the queC gene encoding 7-cyano-7-deazaguanine synthase QueC, translating into MTASVDAGRALVVLSGGQDSTTCLYWALARFSHVEAVTFDYGQRHRVELASARTIATLAGVRQTVLPIDTFSALGGNALTDDIAPEAAAGDALPNTFVPGRNLIFLTFAAAYAYQHQLGHIVTGVAQTDYSGYPDCRENTLKALELAINLGMDARLQLHAPLMFLSKADTVRLAQSVGAFDALAHSHTCYEGQVPPCGQCAACQLRARGFAEAGVADPLLVRTGG; encoded by the coding sequence ATGACCGCATCCGTCGATGCCGGCCGGGCACTCGTCGTGCTTTCCGGCGGCCAGGACTCGACCACCTGCCTGTACTGGGCGCTTGCCCGTTTCTCCCATGTGGAAGCCGTCACGTTCGACTATGGCCAGCGCCATCGGGTCGAACTGGCGTCTGCCCGCACCATCGCCACGCTGGCCGGCGTGCGCCAGACCGTGCTGCCGATCGACACCTTCAGCGCGCTCGGCGGCAATGCGCTGACCGACGACATCGCGCCCGAGGCAGCTGCCGGTGACGCGCTGCCGAATACCTTCGTGCCCGGTCGCAACCTGATTTTCCTGACCTTCGCCGCCGCCTATGCCTACCAGCATCAACTGGGCCATATCGTGACCGGTGTCGCACAGACCGACTATTCCGGCTATCCCGACTGCCGCGAGAACACGCTCAAGGCACTGGAACTGGCGATCAACCTGGGCATGGACGCCCGGCTGCAGCTGCACGCGCCGCTGATGTTCCTCAGCAAGGCCGATACCGTGCGCCTGGCACAGTCGGTCGGCGCGTTCGATGCGCTGGCCCACAGCCATACCTGCTATGAAGGCCAGGTGCCGCCATGCGGCCAGTGTGCGGCCTGCCAGTTGCGCGCCCGCGGCTTTGCCGAAGCCGGCGTCGCCGACCCGCTGCTCGTCCGGACGGGAGGCTGA
- a CDS encoding 6-pyruvoyl trahydropterin synthase family protein, whose translation MRIVHCAAAGFESARRLASDEAHGHSFTVSAHAATGLASLRARLHEVTQALDYRDLNQVLPSPDDAALADWIAARLPMAADLVLRSAPDRGVERDADGTRRVWLKSGFEAAHQLPHVPAGHQCGRLHGHGFGVRLLADADRQDIAALQAAWAPLHAQLNHAYLNALPGLDNPTSENLAAWLWQRLGAVVPGLRAVDVFETATAGSRYDGHRFRIWKEMRFEAAVPFDGHGRYTGHSYLVRLHLAGQVDARGWVRDFGEVKARFKPCYARLDHHPLDQLPGIGATDCAGIAGWIAAQFAAGVPELCRVDVLENDHDGAECRLAGEGA comes from the coding sequence ATGCGTATCGTGCATTGTGCTGCGGCCGGCTTCGAGTCCGCGCGCCGGCTGGCGTCGGACGAGGCGCATGGTCACAGCTTCACGGTCAGTGCCCACGCCGCAACCGGGCTGGCTTCCCTGCGCGCCCGGTTGCATGAGGTGACGCAGGCGCTCGATTACCGCGACCTGAACCAGGTGCTGCCGTCGCCGGACGATGCGGCGCTGGCCGACTGGATCGCCGCGCGCCTGCCGATGGCGGCCGATCTGGTTCTGCGCAGCGCGCCCGACCGGGGTGTCGAGCGCGATGCTGACGGGACGCGGCGGGTCTGGCTGAAAAGCGGCTTCGAGGCGGCCCACCAGTTGCCGCACGTGCCGGCCGGCCACCAGTGCGGTCGCCTGCACGGCCACGGCTTCGGCGTGCGGCTGCTGGCCGATGCCGACCGACAGGACATCGCCGCGCTGCAGGCGGCCTGGGCACCGCTGCATGCGCAGCTCAACCATGCATACCTGAATGCCTTGCCCGGACTGGACAACCCGACCAGCGAGAACCTCGCCGCCTGGCTGTGGCAGCGACTGGGCGCGGTCGTGCCCGGCCTGCGTGCCGTCGACGTCTTCGAGACCGCCACTGCCGGCAGCCGCTACGATGGCCACCGTTTCCGGATCTGGAAGGAAATGCGCTTCGAGGCGGCGGTGCCGTTCGACGGTCACGGCCGCTATACCGGTCACAGCTATCTGGTACGGCTGCATCTGGCCGGCCAGGTCGACGCCCGGGGCTGGGTGCGCGACTTTGGCGAGGTCAAGGCGCGCTTCAAACCGTGCTATGCCCGGCTCGACCACCATCCGCTCGACCAGCTGCCGGGCATCGGCGCCACCGACTGCGCCGGCATTGCCGGCTGGATTGCCGCGCAATTCGCCGCCGGGGTGCCGGAGCTGTGCCGGGTCGACGTGCTGGAAAATGACCACGATGGCGCCGAGTGCCGGCTGGCCGGGGAGGGGGCATGA
- the queE gene encoding 7-carboxy-7-deazaguanine synthase → MNYTVKEVFYTLQGEGAQAGRAAVFCRFSGCNLWSGREVDRDRAICRFCDTDFVGTGPDGGKFADAGALAAHIRAGWRGQGGTPYVVFTGGEPLLQLDAALITALHRLGFEIGVETNGTLPAPDGIDWLCVSPKAGTDWVQRRGDEIKLVYPQPALLPDTVATDGFTHAWLQPMDGPARTEHTRAAIAACLTDPRWRLSVQTHKITGIR, encoded by the coding sequence ATGAACTACACGGTCAAGGAAGTGTTCTACACCTTGCAGGGTGAAGGCGCGCAGGCCGGCCGAGCGGCAGTGTTCTGCCGTTTCTCCGGCTGCAATCTGTGGAGCGGGCGCGAGGTGGATCGTGATCGCGCCATCTGCCGTTTCTGCGATACCGACTTTGTCGGCACCGGTCCGGACGGCGGCAAGTTCGCCGATGCCGGGGCGCTGGCCGCACATATCCGTGCCGGCTGGCGCGGGCAGGGCGGCACACCATATGTGGTATTCACCGGCGGCGAGCCACTGCTGCAACTGGACGCTGCCCTGATCACGGCACTGCACCGGCTCGGCTTCGAAATCGGCGTCGAAACCAACGGCACGCTGCCGGCCCCCGACGGCATCGACTGGCTGTGCGTCAGCCCGAAGGCCGGCACCGACTGGGTACAGCGCCGTGGCGACGAGATCAAGCTGGTCTACCCGCAACCGGCCCTGCTGCCGGACACGGTCGCCACCGACGGCTTTACCCACGCGTGGCTGCAGCCGATGGACGGCCCGGCACGCACGGAACACACCCGGGCGGCGATTGCCGCCTGCCTGACCGATCCCCGCTGGCGGCTGTCGGTCCAGACCCACAAGATCACCGGCATCCGCTGA